The sequence ACCAGGGATAGCTTCGATGAGCGGCACAGAGCTTCTTGGCCGGGAACTCTGGCTCTCGACGCCTCCCGGCTGGCGGATGGCTACTGCTGGTTTGATCATTGCCATTTCAGTCATCATTATCACCTGGCTACTCCTTGAAAAAAGTCACCTTGGCCTGAATCTCAGGGCAGTCGGACAAAACCCAAGAGCAGCCCTCCTTTACAGGATTTCACCCGAAAACTACTACCTCCAGTCAATCAGTATCGCAGGAGCCTGTGCCGGACTTGCCGGATTTCTTCAGGTGACCGCTGTTTATCATCGTCTTATTCCCTCAATTTCAAGTGGGTATGGCTATCTTGCCCTTTTAGTCGTACTGCTTGCTGGATACAGAATCATGCTCCTTCCGTTTCTTGCTCTCTTTTTTGCAAGCCTCAATGTCGGAGCGGTTCAGCTGCCCATTGTCCTCCAACTTGACTCCTCCCTGTCCGGAGTGATTCAAGGCTGCTGCGTACTCTGCGCCCTGTTCATTCTAGGTATCAGACAGAGAAGGAGGCAGTCATGATTGGTGATCTTTCCATCCCCGTGCTTATTGCATCGGTACTGACGGCCAGTGCCCCTCTTATCATAATTGCACTGGGAGAAACGCTCACCGAAAAAAGCGGTGTTATCAATCTGTCCCTTGATGGCGTGGTACTGTTTTCTGCAATGGCCGCCTTTGTGATCGCCCGGCAAACAGACTCGCTGCTTCTTGGTTTTCTGGCAGGTGGTTGTGCGGGTATGTTCACCGGATTAATTGTTGGCTACTTCAGCATCTATCTCCATCTTACACAGGTGGCAGTGGGCTTTGCCCTGTCACTGCTCTGTCGGGATCTTGCATACTTCCTCGGCAATCCGTACAGCAGAGTTCAGGGACCGACACTCCTTGCGACAAAACTCCCGTTCTACGATTCGCTCCCCAACTCCCTGCAAGTCGTCCTGACCCAGCCGCCGACGGTCTGGATTGCCCTGCTGCTTATTTTTCTATTCTATTGTTTCTTCAGCTTCAGCAAAGCCGGACTCTCCTTACGCTCTGTTGGAGAAAATCCGGCAGCATCTTTTGCCCGCGGACTCAACCCTGGAAGGATTCAGATGACAGCGGTTCTGGCGGGAGCTTTTCTCGTGGGTTTAGGCGGAGCTGCCTATTCACTTTCATTAAAACCTGGATGGGGACGCCCCCAAGGAGCTGAAGGAATTGGATGGATTGCCCTTGCGCTGGTTATTTTCGGTGGCTGGCATCCAATACGCGTGGCTCTTGGTGCCATGCTGTTTGCCTTTCTTCAGGTAAGTGGTATTGGCCTCCAGAATCTTTTCCCCGGGGTTCCAGCACAGGTTTTTCAAACCGCGCCATTTCCACTCATGATTTTCACCCTCGTCCTTATGCATTTTTCAACCGGAAACACGCGAAAACAGGATTATTCTGAAAACAAAACCCAGGGATTTGCAGGTAAACTCTTTCTGTCTCGTGCCCCAAAGGCCTTGGGAAAAAATTACAAACAGGAATAAATATTCTATCAACTCAAATCCGTCAGACGAACCTGAACAACTCCACGAACGGAGTTACAGCAGAACAAAGCTGTTGCCCGCTGAAGATCCTCAAAAGTGAGTATTTTCTCCTGAAGCGCAGTAGAGTTTTCCGCCAGAAGTTTACGACGCATGGTACCTTCAAGCAGACCGGAAGAAACCGGTGGGGTATAATACTTCCCGTCAAGCCAGACAATACAATTCGAAATGCATCCCTCGGTAAGTTCACCGCGATCATTCAAAAATACAACATCAAAAAACGATTCTTTCTGTGCCCTGGCAAATTCTTCCTGAAACAAACGCCTCTCACTGGTTTTATGGAAAAACCAGGGAGAGGAAGAATCCACTATTTTTCCTGAAAGATCGATGCAGGGTAGAGCACTATGGGTCGCCTGTGGATTTTCCGGCAAACAACGCAACAGAGGCATATCGCAAGGATGAACAGTTGTTGATACAGTACCATCTTTTGCCAGAGTAAGGCGCGTCCTGAAGCAACTTTTCTGAAATTCTTTTGTGTTTTTAAATGATTGAAGAGACTCAAGGATATCTTTGCTCGAAAAAACAAAACTAAAATAAACTGCCGTTTTTTCCAACCTGTCAAGGTGATAATCAAGTAGCCAATACCCTTTTCCAGGCTCCCATAGAAGCGTTTCAATAAGAACAAACTCAGCAACCGGTTTTGTCAGAAAATGGCCCTTCAAGAGGCATTCCTCCCATTCCTGTTCCGGATTCGAATCATGTACAATTCCGGAACCAATTCCCATTTCCCCCTTTCCACCTACGATCCGGATAGTACGGATGGGAACATTAAATGCGGCACGACCATCCGGTGCAAAATACCCTATGGCTCCGGTATACACTCCCCGGGGAGATTCTTCCAGTTCCCGAATGATCTCCATGGTTCGTATTTTTGGTGCACCGGTAACAGAACCACATGGAAACAGTGCCTTTAACACATTGCGGATTCCAGCAGTTTGAATAACATTTCGGGCAGTTGTCGCATGAATACTGGAGGTCATCTGCAGCACACTCTCATAACGTTCCACATCAAAGAGCGACGTGGTATGCACCCA comes from Desulfocapsa sulfexigens DSM 10523 and encodes:
- a CDS encoding ABC transporter permease, with the protein product MKNLSGAKLTERAAFDILLGSILVLGFTALILFITGAPVLAAFQNIWLGAFASTTKMSQVLSVWIPLILCACGLLYTFKVNLWNIGIEGQIIMGAIFAMAALRVPGIESPLLRLFLAFLTSLLGGGIWGLLAGLLKTRGGVHEIFGGLGLNFVAQGFVLWLIFGPWKRPGIASMSGTELLGRELWLSTPPGWRMATAGLIIAISVIIITWLLLEKSHLGLNLRAVGQNPRAALLYRISPENYYLQSISIAGACAGLAGFLQVTAVYHRLIPSISSGYGYLALLVVLLAGYRIMLLPFLALFFASLNVGAVQLPIVLQLDSSLSGVIQGCCVLCALFILGIRQRRRQS
- a CDS encoding ABC transporter permease, coding for MIGDLSIPVLIASVLTASAPLIIIALGETLTEKSGVINLSLDGVVLFSAMAAFVIARQTDSLLLGFLAGGCAGMFTGLIVGYFSIYLHLTQVAVGFALSLLCRDLAYFLGNPYSRVQGPTLLATKLPFYDSLPNSLQVVLTQPPTVWIALLLIFLFYCFFSFSKAGLSLRSVGENPAASFARGLNPGRIQMTAVLAGAFLVGLGGAAYSLSLKPGWGRPQGAEGIGWIALALVIFGGWHPIRVALGAMLFAFLQVSGIGLQNLFPGVPAQVFQTAPFPLMIFTLVLMHFSTGNTRKQDYSENKTQGFAGKLFLSRAPKALGKNYKQE
- the pabB gene encoding aminodeoxychorismate synthase component I encodes the protein MRPLKQTQLDDLLATVQNEEEYVFLDTARCDAENSSSFLFLRPQSRLEFFSGDDPLAFVALLEDKLAEGKYLAGWLAYEFGYLLEPRIAGVIPSQGQQGVLLASFGVFEKPLQYNHESGESSFPGLKTAPIASGFGVDNLTLSQEKESYLEAVRRIKEYIAAGDTYQVNYTLKLLFDFHGSPEAFYGSLRRNQSVAYGAVLRLGGEYILSLSPELFFRVNRKVISVCPMKGTMRRGRYLQEDQEFCELLSKDPKNRSENVMIVDLLRNDLARLGHLAGDGWVHTTSLFDVERYESVLQMTSSIHATTARNVIQTAGIRNVLKALFPCGSVTGAPKIRTMEIIRELEESPRGVYTGAIGYFAPDGRAAFNVPIRTIRIVGGKGEMGIGSGIVHDSNPEQEWEECLLKGHFLTKPVAEFVLIETLLWEPGKGYWLLDYHLDRLEKTAVYFSFVFSSKDILESLQSFKNTKEFQKSCFRTRLTLAKDGTVSTTVHPCDMPLLRCLPENPQATHSALPCIDLSGKIVDSSSPWFFHKTSERRLFQEEFARAQKESFFDVVFLNDRGELTEGCISNCIVWLDGKYYTPPVSSGLLEGTMRRKLLAENSTALQEKILTFEDLQRATALFCCNSVRGVVQVRLTDLS